The window gtttgtatgacgtctaaaccgttcatgaggtgggtccctgattgacgtgggccccctccaaaattcaggcccatccaaagttcagatggcccacatcacaggaaacagtgtgaattgaaccgtctgccattgaaaacctTGTTGGGTCCACAGGAGCTTTGGatcaaatgaaatttgtttttccctttcatccaggtactgacgaccttatgaatgggttggacggaagataaacgttatggtgggccccacgtgggccccacagggatgtatgtatctttttttttgcaccgtccactgacggtggacggtggcaacccaccaaatgtatggatctaatccacaccatccacgtgtacttggatggtgggacctaatgtatgtgggccacactgtgatgtatgttttgatccacccGTCTAGTcgtggtacccaccttgatttatgtatttaagcTGCACCGTCTAGATGCACCTGACGGTGATACCACCTTGCTGGATGAAGAGCAACAAGAATATCAGCTTGAATCACGGCAGTAGGCCgcgtgtatgtgggacccacacgctgTATGTGCTGTATTCCCATAgtccacgtgggacctacctaatgcctgactcatcctcaccgtctagcATTTCTGGATGGTGGAAAATCCACAAATATCAGTCATATTCATGGCTGAGGTGGGACATACGTGTGAACCCACCCCTAACGAATGCGTTTAATCCATGAGGGAAGCAATGATGAATGAgccttatccagaccgtccatccaccagTCAGAAAACTGCTGGATCGACATCTGCAGTTCTGTGCGGCAGATCATATGGGATGCATCACATCCAACCGTCTATCGATGGGTCatccctcaagtggaccacactacaaaacagtgaggattgacgtCATCAGGTTACGTAGGACCCACCTCGttgtgtatccacattgtccatttagACGGTGTGCTGTGAGCCTCACCGTGCTCTGCAGCCACACCTTCCATCTGACGTGTgctgggtgggccaccatgacgtgtgggttgatccacaccgtccagtttatgggatggtaggccccacctttgatgtatgcctttcatccaaccgtccatctaggcaTGGGGCCACCTAGATGTTTATCTCTACCACCCACTGCCATATGGGGTCCAgaatgatgtatgtctttcaacCAGATCATCCGTCAGGGCCCTGCCCGTGTtgcaattcacaccgtccactgtttgggacagtgggacccactgtagtgtGTTTTATCCTCGCCATCCGCCCAGACTGTGGAACTCCACCGTGATGGTTGTATTGCACAGCGTCCATCTGTAGGGCtagctgtgatgtatttgttatccatgtcgtccaactaTATGGACCCCCCACCAGCAATTCACTTGTGGTGTCAACATCAGCAAGTTTGGCCTGATCatgggtatgtgttatgtcccaaccgtccgtccatatggacagtgggtcccacgctgcatgatgtcaacaagttatgtgggtcccatttgatgtatgtgttcttcacatcgcccatctgttttgccaggacccaccatgtttcatccacaccgtctaggggGTCTGGAcaatgttggacaatgtttggacagtgctgaattacatggacaatgtttgggcggtgctgaccATCGCTGGTGCGTCATGTGctaaatagaatgatagtgtataatgaTACACACGTTGtacctgccactattgaaatgattttagatgtaatccaagctctcatccacatcctagtgggacccatcgtgatgtatttaggCCATCCTTTGGCTGGACCGTTGGTAGGCCCAGCtatgatgagtaggcccacttgctgcatgtacaaggcccacttgtgatgtatatctGAGGCTTgcttattgtgtatttgaggcccgtgtgatgaggcccacatgatgtatttgaggcccaggtgcagggcccacctattgtgtattcatggctctctttggcgtggtccatttagctatatttgtggcccttgtgaggtgtattgggcccattagtgcggcccatgtaatgtagcccatgtaatgcgacccgcttgatattcaaggcccataggcgaggctcaaagtgatgtattcaaggcccatggacgtGACCCGTTGTGATAcactcgaggcccttgtatgaagcccaatgcgatgcatgtggggcccaatgtgatgcatgtatatccGCTGCGTTGCCTATAattcccttatgtgggccactccttgggagtaatgttggttagatgccctcgttgaggggcaatgatggttaggcgttctcattgtgaccttcccttaggctttgttaggcctgTTCTCCTCGTGGGTTACCCAAATAAgtaggccccattcgccatagacggatgactctatgctatcagatttgatataaccacggccgagtgtcgatctttatactatggttactcggctgatcacctatggacctcgctttgtttatctactgattatcggtgccaattatcgaggccgtttatcatgaccgatcgccgattagcgatcgaggccgtttatcatgaccgattgtcgattagcaatcgaggccgtttatcttgaccgattgtcaattagcaatcgaggccgtttatctcgaccgattgccgattagcaatcgaggccgtttatctcgaccgattgccgattagcgatcgaggccgtttatcttgaccgattgtcgattagcaatcgaggccgtttaccttgaccgattgccgattagcgatcgaggccgtttatcttgactgattaccaattagcgatcgaggccatttatcgtgatcgatttgttgattccgattattgaccgatttcaattgtcgaggccgattatcgagacctatagggtgtatatgcgactcgtagttgaggccctttgtgatgtgtgttaggcccatgtgaaaggcccatcgtaatgtgtattaaggtcttgagtgaggcccatggtgttgtatatttgtcccttgtgtgaggtcatggatcCATTATATGTGAGgatcattcctcgggggcaatgttggttaaatttcacattgtcgaggtcgattgtcgatgtcgatcattgataccgattatgagtatgcgattgcatagcatcatgatacatgcccacacgcatcatctgcatgcttgttatgagaggtggttgaccattgcatatttcattagacagattgttatgagactccttgataggcggaggttatctcacatgagcgcatggtatgcgcaggattgatgcatgactggattgtatgactcatgcgtcttgcattatgtgccctagcgacattaaggttgtagcctccacatacatatcgtggatggctagatgggataccgaaaatctgttctacatggggtgctatagatatccttgagtgaaagttccagaaccctcttggttccagaggttactccaacatctagaccgagtggatgcatgagcgcatgaaggccgtataccattaggccgcgtctctcactatgtcatgatcggttggaaggggtatggccttacctgcccgagaggagggggcaatgctaggctgagtctgaccagctcgaggaatgggtcaggtatcgacgagtcgggcccgatattgataggcggatagtgaggtctcttccacccaccttgttgcgcgcgatggggcgacaatttggtttggagtgtaatagactctGGTGATTcctcaaagaggaaccgtactgatatgtggacttattgagtaggaattacatactcatgcattcatttcattcactatccactcgggctggtggtgcgcaactaattattgtgtaccttcgcatggccaggatttcggttgggcgcgactaacctgagatcaggagtttactacattgggtctgactatccaaatttaggtatgggactagtttggatagtagTCCCATGTGATAGACCCCgtaacttgcgatactacgtactatcatcccgacttcacactccagcatggtcatttcattcgcactgcatattacattgcatctgcagtacttagcattttgggttaccatgtttctgcatttatatggcctagacggacttggCAGGATTTACgtcttgcattgtaccctcggtatttgatatttggctctctttggcTCCTCATTTATATGGTTGATCTaaattgcttactctgatattgtatcttGTCAGTGTTTCTACTTATTCCATTgtctgatttatggcattgtattgtattcttaactcttaccttgtgcacaaccttcgccaccccctaagctttctataagcttatgcacgatagatgcgtgcaggtgttattaggttgcagtaacattgagcttggagcgtgcagttgtattctggagctttgttttcgatatatgtacttttccctttttgcattgtactcaaatgattatattagtggatatatgatgatgatgttgcatttgtgaattgggtaatcttatggttatgcttattatgaattatatgtaccaaaaaaaaaaaatcctcctggtaggatcgcaggatcggaatctggcgtatggacactaggagccgagaatggggtactacggaggctgtcggcaccagattcggtgatcgggattcctgcgaatccgatttctgagtttggggcgtgacactcgagcatccactccaccaagcCAGTAAGTTTCTTAATACAACTGAGTACCTTAAACATCACTTTTGTTTACATGTTAATACAACTGAGcaactaatatttgggtttcaaCATAATATCTGAATCCTAAATTTCATTACAAACGTCAGATCCATGAGAATCAAAATTTGACGATGGCTATCCACGAGGTGTTCAAACGATTGTTCCCAGAATCAACAATGCAAGCAGATTTCAGTAACCAGGTAATGCAATAAATTTTCTTCCTTATAGCCTCTAGAAATATaggtgattaaaaataatgacctGGGAATCCGTGTTTACAGTTATTGTGGTTTAGGGATGTGAGGGGTACGTTCTCATCCGCATTAGCAAAAGCATCGACTGAAACGATGATGTCATGTAAGTATGGTAACACAATTAGGTAATTGCATTTTTTGTTTAAACTTtaaactaaaacaagctcctcgtggatatataggtgagtggtgggcgatgtaCGGAGTTGACACGCCCGCACTGCAGTTATTGGCAGTCCATGTTCTCGTACAGACTGTATCCTCCTCACCGTGTGAGAGAAATTGGAGCACATAATCACTCATACACACCAACAAGAGGAATAGGTTGGCATATGAGAAGCTACAAAAGTTCATGTActgccactacaatatgaagttaagagaggCAGTTGCGGATAGACCAAGACATGGAGGAAAATCAGGACCCACTAGACTTGTTGTCTATAGGTAACATGATACAGATAGGTGATGATGAGGAACCACTTTATGAGTAGGTCAAATCAACTAATTTAGATGATGCGGAGGGAGACCCTGATCCACAGGTAGTCGAGGGAGCAGCAGTTCTAGATATCGACGTCGATCAGGTAGTATCCGAACAGAAGGCAGATACAGACTCCTTTGATCCTTTAGTGAGGAGTTCAGCACATTCCAATGagggtgaggaagcatcttcacggccccctctccatcatcaagtcgtagtgcactatcttctacactattgccaagtgtggtgaaaagaattgtaaggtgatagtggacagtggaagttgtcagaatgtgattttcactagcaccttagatcgcttaaaactgaaatccacacctcatccagacccgtataaagtttcttgggttgacaagacatccctacctgtcacccagcaatgtctagtccccatcgagtttgggtcatacaaagagtccctgtggtgtgatgttttacctatggagtgtggtccaccttctcatcttccatctacaccctctcatctctcatctacaCCATTACtcttccatcatccaccgtccaaggcaaaggcaaggagcatttgaggctaagggagcaaggaggaggcttagaggtgggtgatccaccgttgaaatcttgatcttcagggcccacttgttgtgggacccattttgatgtatgtgttgtatcaatggaaggcccatagtggcagggtccctcctctttatctcaccgtatatttctctctctctctctttcgttgtgatggtgtggatcccaccaatatgtgttatatctaccccgtccatctacatcagacggtgtggcccactctattgcaggtgatgatccacaccatccactgtttggatgggcccaatgcatctttttttgtttatatatatatatatatatatatatatatataatatatatatatatatatataaaatataatataatatgtattatatatataacataatatatatatatattatatgtatatatattggtgggccacatctacgtgggacccaccataataatgtgcttatgtatgccgtccagcgtcactggacgctggacgttggcaaacagtGATGTGTTGACTGACATGGGACTGTACTACCAAGCTAGctaaagagaagggagaggtgggccactcatgcaggccccaccttgatgtttttatgcaatccaagccgaccatcctatttcccagatcgttttaggcgttgagccaagaaatgatctcaatccgaatttacggtgggccatagcatagcaaacaagtttcctaccattaaaatacctccctgatgctcctgtatatcaaaaaccacccaatattggactcgatgggattgtatcgagccacagggaccaatggatgggatgaattcgtctatggtgggccccatctaccaAAAACCATCAAACctttggtttttcaaaaaaaaaattagaatagAGGCAGTagcatctgctgctgctgctgttagagGGCGGGCGGACGGCGAGCAGGGCCTCACGACCCCAGCtgcgggccccactgtgatgtgtttcaaacatcaaaaccatgcatttggtgggtccccacggaccagccgtccaccccaaaaatcagccgtaaacggaactcatgcgggccataccatctaaaatcatgtgaagacatgcctaaaatatataagatcatttggtggggcctacctgagttttggatgttgctgaagcttggtctggaccgtcagccagatgggacccacataatgggtgggctggatttgtgaaccacgtttcggtgggccccacacccaccgccaggtccaagtgaccttatcaacaggttggacgtcaaatgaatgtcacggtgggctccctgcccacgtgacctcatcaacaggttagatgaaaaataaacatttcggtgggcccctccctgacggCGTGGCCCTGTGAACGGGTTGAGTGCAaataaacatcccagtgggcccctggtccacacgaccctatcaacaggttgtatggaaaataaatattacagtgggcccaagttgagtggaaaataaacatttcaatgggcccaggttgggccccaggtttgagtgaccttgttaatgggatggatggaaaataaacattatggtaggcccacttgggaCTCACTTAAGTATGtattccacaccctccattagtgtgggccccaccatgatgcatgtgtttcatccaaaccgtccaatcacttggaaaaatattttaatgccatgtgataaggcccatcttggtatgtttgtggccgtcattgaggcccaccttgatttgtataaggcccatactatgaggcccattgtgatgtatgcaaagcccatgtgactaggcccatgttgatgcctTGTGGCCGtcattgaggtccaccttgatatgtatatacgagacctatgtatgaggctcatttgatgtactggaggcccatgggttaaggcccaataggacgtacataaggcccaatatagtgtaattccaccatggtatatgtattgattttgtagtgggctacgccttaggagcaatgatggtttgacgtccacattgaatggataatgttggttaaatgtccgcattataactctctctaaggcccattaataggctcatacttgtagtaagtaggccgtctaggcctattttcgttatacacagagcccatctcttatacatgtttagtatagaccCATGATTcgtgatcattcgcatcatatttatgcctgatgtgaggagtgaccgatcataacatatgcctttgggcggaccatttatgggctccctgaaaggcggagttgccccatataagtgcatggtgcACGCAGAATTATTGCATGACTgttaatgtgactcatgcacttgcatttgtgtgattgtagttactgtatgccctagcgacatcagggtcatagcctccacagacacatcgtggatggcaggattggataccgaaaatatttggttctagcatacgggcgccatagatgtccttggatgaaaatttctaaacccgatagtaccagaggatgactccaacgtcgataccgagtggatacacgagcgcgcgagggccgtataccagtaggccgcgtctcccactgtatcgtggtcggttggaaaggagtgtgaccttacccgcctgagtgagggagcaatttctaggttgagtttgaccagcttgaggaattggtccgctatcgacgagccgggcccgatattggcaggcggatagtgaggtctcttccaccctcccagttgtgcgtccggataagggtggcaagctagcgtagagtgtacttgaccccaatgattatccatactgagaaccgcactgatttgatgctctagtgaggagctgcattgatatgtgaatgaggattgacatgcatgacttgcattctgcatcacatggccttgatgtggccgattgtattcatgttttgcaccgcatggcctttgtatggctgattgcatacatttgttcatcagcatgatcccgcatttctctgaccttgcatccagagcacgcttatattgcgcacacacttacatcgccccctaagctttctataagcttatgcacgattgatgcgtgcaggtgacgctaggtcgcagccgtagcatagcagCAGTAGGAGTGTGCGGccgagcctttggagtttttgttattcgcactatcttgtatttcccttctcacgtattgtacttaaagttttttatcatagtggattttgtgatggtgttcttgtgtttattgttcgtgggttatgccttggttatgctcattatgaatcaaactgatgattataaatcctccttttagtatcccaagatcggaacctggtaaatgggtgccgggagccgagaatggggttctacggaggctgtcggcgccggattcagcgatcgggaattttgtgagcccggtttccaagttcggggcgtgacactcggaatgaagccggttttggtttgaaaggGAGTGTTGGAATTGTAAACCAAAGCTCAGCAATTGCTATACTGACTGTTCATCTTCCAAAGCACAGCAACACTTTCCATGGAGATGCTCTTGGAAGATGAAAATGCTTGTGTATTTTCTAGGAACATTTAAGTGTTAGAAGCTCCTAGTAGGGGCAGTTTTGTCTTTTCAACTTACattcaaaagcctataaataggcaccttgTATCCGGTTGTGGCAAGCAAGTGAAGCAAGAAAAACAGCAAgtgtgcagcagcagcaacagtaaaAGAAAtcagttttttaaaataaaaaaatttcttgtcctgtttcttctctctttcttcctcctaAAAATCAGATTTTCTAAGTTGTGCAGAGGCTTTGTAAAGCGAAGAAAAATTTGTTATCTTGAAGCAAAGAGAAAATCTGGCTTACTCAGCCAACAGTTTGAGACGGCTATTCAGAAGATGAGGGAACTGGACACGACCGAACCAAATAACCCACTGGGCTTCACTCAGCAGGCGAAACTACACTGCACCTTCTGCAACGGGGCGTACAGCCATAATAATAAGGAGGCAGCTTCTTTGCAAGTCCACTTCAGCTGGTTCTTCTTGCCGTGGCACCGATGGTACATCTACTTCTTCGAGAGGATCCTAACGAAACTGCTTGATGACGGTTACCCCGTTAGGCTTCCCTACTGGAACTTTGATAGCCTTGACGGGATGGGGTTCCCGGGTATATATGCCAAAACAGATTCGCCCCTCTATGACGAGTTACGCAACAAGGACCATGCACGTGAAGACAACAAACTGGATCTGTTTTACCCCGATGACACCAATTGGCCCGCCAATACAAAGGAAGAACAGGAACTGATGAACAGGAACCTGTGCTATTTCAAAAAGATCTTCGACGAGACCAAGGATGATCCATTGCAATTCATCGGATGCCCTATTAGATCAGGGGAACAGTTTAATTTTGATTATGCTGGTTACCTAGAGAACTTGCACAACGTTGTCCACGTGTGGACGGGGACGACCGATTCTGAAAATAATTACAATTTCGACTTGGGTAACTTCATCAGATCAGCGCGGGACCCTATCTTCTATGCACACCACTCGAATATGGATCGCGTGTGGGAAATCTACAGGGCCCAGAATAAGGGCTCCACTAATTTGAATCACCTCGAAACCAATGAAACTGACTGGCTGGACTCTTCCTTCGTCTTCTACGACGAGAATAAAGAGTTGGTGAAAGTGATGCCCCTGCCCGACTTTTCCTCTAATCTTCTCGCTTCTCCTTACCGATTTCATTCTCACACCTGCAATCGTTAATATCCACATTTGGGATGATTGAGACCTTCCATATCCAGGGGGTCATTGTGAATGGACCACAGTCCAATGGTTGAACTGAAACCTTGGATCCAGATCCTTGCTTTCTTCTATCGAATGTGAAGCTTACTCCTTTTGGGGTGAGAGGTTAGAACTGTGAAACATCCAAGTTAAAAGCAATGAGTTAGTATGGATAGTTCTGATCTGATCACCTGACAACACATATGGGGCCAAATGTGCATGTTAcagctttggtttttttttttgttttagtaTAATTACCGTCAAGCATCTATACTTAATAgtatacacacacatatgcaccGTAAAAATATTATAATACATTTTTTCTAggaattttagggcttgatcccaaaaatttgagggatataaatctcaggtggaccacaccacagaaagcaataatgattggatatccaccattaaaatcttcctacggcccactgtaatgtttatttgacatccaatctgtttattaggtcatacaaacctagatgaagggaaaaaataataataataataataataataataataataataatacaaagatcagcttgatccaaaacatttatggcccccaaaaagtttttaatggtcgactctcattcaacaccgtttcctgtaatgtggtccacttgagaatgagatatacctcatttttggtcttaaaccataaaatgatttagaaaaatagatgaacggcaaggatgaagcacatgcatcatggtggggctcacagagcaccgaccatcagccaggggatggtggcaggggagtagccaaatccGTTTCAGcccctggctggtggtcggtgctgtgggcccaccatgatgtatgtgtttcatccattccgttcatccatttttttcagatcattatatGGCTTCatttcaaaaatgagagggatataaatctcaggtggggcacaccacaggaaaacaatagagattggatatccaccatttaaatcctcctaaggtccactgtactatttatttaacatccaatctgttgattagatcatacacccagatatatatatatataaaagtttgatccaaaacttttatagctcctaaaaattttttaatggtccacattcattcaacactgtttcctgcaatgtggtccacttgagattggaatatacctcatttttggtctcatatcataaaatgatttgaaaaaatggatggacggcatggatgaaacaatacatcatggtgggactcacagagcaccgaccatcagccattggcaggtggcagggAGAGTATACAATCCGTTTCCCTCATTTTGGGGCCCGGATTGGGTACGGAAATAGCTATAGACGGACAGCACTCTTTACGGCCCATCATGGTGTATataatttatccatgccattcatggaagcggattggctggtgtacctcataaGCTCGCAGTTGTAGGAATGGTTcaagggagatcaaagttacatggtcccagaatgatgtatttgttatatccacgccgttcatctatttttcaaggtcatttctaagccaaaaatatgaatcatatacaatagtagggcccacagtaattttttttttttttccatataatcaattcataaggtcacagatacctggatgaatgggaaaaacaaatatcatattgatccgaaacttctgtgacctcagaAAAGgtttcaatgtagatgttcaatctccgaCTGCTTTTTTCAgcgtagtccacttgatatttagatctttcttatttttcatcttaggctttaagacaagctcaccaagtagatggacggtttggatataatacatacatcatgattggaccacagaacttgctgacatcaatacacagctatatagctggtgtgaggtacaccaaccaatcggcttcgtccattcatctattttgaaaggtTATTTTATTCGCCACaaaagggaagtggattggctggtgtaccacatccagctatgtagctggtgtaggCAGTGTGGTGCGAAGACCAGTggtgacgctcctcaagctccgagttgtacgaacggttcaaatgagatcaaagttacatgggcccaacagtaatgtatttattatattcacaccattcatcctttATTCGAAATCATTTCAGAtcattatgcaaaaaataaatcatatccaaagatcaactggaccacaccacaaatagcaacaagataatgattttcaatgttaaaattttcgtagggcccaccataatgtttattttccatccaatctgttcataaggtcacaaatacctggatgaagaggaaaaacaaatttcatatcgatccaaaacttttatgaccccta of the Magnolia sinica isolate HGM2019 chromosome 7, MsV1, whole genome shotgun sequence genome contains:
- the LOC131250669 gene encoding polyphenol oxidase, chloroplastic-like; amino-acid sequence: MAIHEVFKRLFPESTMQADFSNQLLWFRDVRGTFSSALAKASTETMMSCKYGNTIRFSKLCRGFVKRRKICYLEAKRKSGLLSQQFETAIQKMRELDTTEPNNPLGFTQQAKLHCTFCNGAYSHNNKEAASLQVHFSWFFLPWHRWYIYFFERILTKLLDDGYPVRLPYWNFDSLDGMGFPGIYAKTDSPLYDELRNKDHAREDNKLDLFYPDDTNWPANTKEEQELMNRNLCYFKKIFDETKDDPLQFIGCPIRSGEQFNFDYAGYLENLHNVVHVWTGTTDSENNYNFDLGNFIRSARDPIFYAHHSNMDRVWEIYRAQNKGSTNLNHLETNETDWLDSSFVFYDENKELVKVMPLPDFSSNLLASPYRFHSHTCNR